ACGTCTGACTTTCACTACCGACTTCCCAGCCATGGTAATTGCATTCACTCTTACATTGTTTCGAAAGATTTGgatgagttttttcttttcctagttTCTTACATTGTTTTAGCGACTTTTGACTTCGTCTCCTTCTCTATCTATTGCCATTTCATTATCTCAAATCGGTCGTCATTGAAATTTGTACGTAGGGGTTGAGCGATAACAATGGTGTCAATGATTTAGCATACGAATCCGTGAACAAGAAGAATCCAAGACAAGGAGGGTTTAAAGCCACTTATTTCATCTTTGGTAAGCAATCAATATTGCATCACATGTTCGATCCTGAAAAGATCATAGCATGTTGGACAAAAACGTAACTGTTGTGTATATGGCAGTGATGATGGGGCTGGATAGCATAGGCTTTGTGGCTAACATGGTAAGCATTGTTTTATACTTCCGGTACGTCATGCACTTTGACATTTCTGGCTCTTCAAACGCCACCACAAACTACTTGGGTTCCGCATTCTTGCTCACGCTCGTTGGAGGGTTCGTCTCTGATACCTATATGACTCGTCTCAACACTTGTATACTCTTTGATGCGATTCAATTACTGGTAAAGTTTCGTTTCTTTCTCGAGTAGAATCAAGCTTTCATAATTCAGTTAGTGATCATTTTACAGCAGAAGCTGGAAagcaaaaagaatataaaactcAAATGGATGTCTTGATCAACTCTAATAGATTGTGAAATCCAAAAGATAGCAGCAATCTTTTAGTTCCTTTTGTTTGAATGAACCAGAGAAACTTATGTCAACGAAGTTTGTTATATAAATCAATGCCTTACGTTTTGGGGTGTTCTACTTTCAGGGATATATTTTGCTCATTATTCAATCTTACAATCCTAAACTGCAACCCGAAGCTTGTGGGAAGTCAAACTGTGTGCATGGTACAAAAGCTTTGCTGTTTTATGCTTCATTATGCTTGTTGGCACTTGGAGGCGGTGGAATCAGAGGCTCTGTTCCTGCTTTAGGTGCTGATCAATTTGACTCAAATGATCCTGAAGAAAGAAAGCACATAGCTTCCTTCTTCAATTGGTTTTTGCTTAGCATTACTATAGGGGCTTCCATTGGGGTAACATTTGTAGTATATGTCAGCTCACCTTTTGGATGGTATAAAGGCTTTATCATCTCCATGTTGTGCGCATTTGCTGGTCTTGTTTTTGTTGCTTTGGGCAAGCCATATTACCGTGTTCGGGTGCCAGGAGAAAGTCAGTTGTTGAGAGTCTtagaggtctctctctctctctctctctctctccccctccctaaTGGGATATTCAAGACTTCCAAGTCCTTGCAGAACTCATTTGAGAATAAATAGCCTTGCAGGTTTTGGTGGTAGCAGTGAAGAACTCGAGGATAGAAGTAACTAATGCAGATGAATTATATGAGCCACTCGATCATGAGTCATTTTCGAATGGAGAGCTCATCCGCCACACCAACCAGTTCAGGCATGATGATTTCTTAGCCATTTTTATCATCTGCTGCTATTTTCTCAGAACAACGAATATATATTTGATCCgacttgtatatatatgcttgaCTAGATTTCTAGACAAGGCCGCTATAATCCCAAAAGGCAAGGAGGCAGGAAAATGGAGAGTCTGCTCAGTAACACAAGTAGAAGAAGTGAAGATTCTGACGAGGATGATGCCCATCCTCTTAAGCACCATCCTCATGAACACATGTTTAGCCCAGTTGCAGACCTTTTCCGTCCAGCAAGGAGCCATCATGAACACACGCATTAACGGTTTTGACATCTCGCCGGCCTCCATTCCCGTGATTCCTCTAGTGTTCATGTCCGTCCTCATACCTGTCTATGAATTTGCCTTTGTGCCGATCCTACGTAGAATCACCGGCCACCCAAACGGCATCACCCACCTGCAGAGAGTGGGAGTTGGACTTGTCCTCTCTGCAATCTCAATGGGTATAGCAGGTATAATAGAAGTGAAGAGAAAGCACGAATTCAACCACCACAATCATCGTATTAGCCTCTTTTGGCTATCTTTCCATTATTCTATTTTTGGAATTGCTGATATGTTTACACTTGTGGGGTTGATGGAATTTTTCTATAAAGAGGCTCCTGCTGGCATGAGATCCCTTTCCACTTCCTTCTCGTGGCTCTCTTTGTCCATCGGCTACTACTTGAGCGCAGTATTCGTTGACATCATCAATTCGGTCACTGGAAAGTTAACCAAGAACAAGATGGGGTGGTTGGAAGGGCTTGACATGAATAAGAACCATGTTGAACTTTTCTACTGGTTCTTGGCAATTCTCAGCATTCTCAATTTTGCCAACTATCTCTTTTGGGCTAAATGGTACAAATATAAAGAGGACGTTCCGAATGATGAACAAACGCCATTAAAAGTAAGCCAACCTGGTGGCATgaatcaagaacaagaacaacaacaagaacaagaacagaAGGAACTTTAGATAGACCACCTTAATCATCCCCAGTTGCAAAGTGAAATAAAATGTATTGGTTCGcttgttattttccttttagaTAGGAtggttttgttttcaaattatgGCGATTTTGTTTCCTACCTTTAATGCTACATCTCAAGTAGTACTGGACTTAAATAAGTGGTAGTACATGCATAGTTTGGGAATTCTAAGGTATACATTTGCCTAAAAGGGTCTCCGATAATCCTAGATACAAAGTAATTAacttgaaaattaaagaaacacCTTATGCTTGTCAGCTCTTGCTAAACTGATCCTGCTTCAGCTCAATACTTTCATCATTCTTTGGCCTCGTGTTGATAAGAACCTGACATGATGAACagatgttttaattaattatagagATTTATTAAGCATCTGCCACTGTTTACTCTTACACCCCGCAATTGCAATTATAGCTTATGGTTGTGTGGGTGATAAAGAACTCAGACAAGTGATAAAACTTCACCTTCCTAAGCATGGTATTCTCATTGATCAAAGTTGAGATCTTCTCTTCCAACTTGGAGTTCTTGTCCTGCAATTCCTGGGCTCTTGATTCAAGATCATTGACATATACCTTCTTCCTTTCTCGGGCCTGTTGTGCAGACACCCTGTTCCTGAGCAAcctattaaaaaggaaaatatgctTTGAAATGCATTCACCACTAGTCATGCTTCGAATCATTGCATCAGAATTCTACAAGAGAGAAGGAGATATCATAGAAGTAATTACACCTCACAAGTAATAAAAtagaacaagaaataaagaaaattcttaTAGAATTCGTCCAAGAACAAGTCAAAAAAAAGGACCAAGATACCTCTTGAGGCGTCTGTACTCTTTATCAACAGGGTTTCGTCCCCTGCGGCGTTTCATGGACAACCCGGTCTGGTGCTGAATGTCTGCATTATTTTCCCGGTTACTATTACCAAGGACATTGGATATGACAGCAGTGTTGGTTGGTGGTGCAGCTTCCACGTCTGGAACCGTGAACAAATCGTCATCGCTCTCTTCTGGATTCAACACAACAACGTCAACCAAAACCCAATAACATGAGTAATAATTAACTAATGATAACAAgtggaaatatatataaagagaataaagattcatcatatatttttgaattttgtgcTTGCACCAACCTACTTTGCTCTTCTTTTGTGGAAGGAAGGAATGGGTTATAGGGCTATTGTTTTCACTGAGCCTCCTCCACGTAGAAGATCCAACTGCATCTTCCTCGGCCGTCTGAACCTGCTGCTGTTCCTGCATCTGCTCACTAGAGGATTCCAGCGGGGGAGTGTTGGCCCCCTTTCCATCTCCGGCTCTCGGAAGATACATCTGCTGCTCCTTAATTTTGAGTGATCTGTGTGCTTGCTTCCCTGGAAATGCAACGGTTGATAATATTGCAGTATTCTGTCCGTGACCCACTTTCTTGCTCGGATTTTTGTAATCTTTGGAAAAGCAAAGTTTGGCTCAAAAACGAACACGTTGATGTAAAAGCCGCCATCCCCCATGGATAAAAGTGAATTAAATGCTATTATTCATCCTGATCTTGCACTGTATTTCTTTCACTCTCTCATTAAGAGacgaaagaaaaaagagagaaacaagTGAAAATCGATACTACGTCTTTTAATGTCTATGATCCATGATCGTTGGTTTGCTGCGACTCTTTGGGTCCGGGAGATCTCACACGTGCATGTGCTGAATCAGGACCGTCCGAGGAGATATCAGACCattcttttttctattaaaaagcCCGCGTACGGAAGAAAATTTATGTGAGACTGCGTTGACAAGACATGGTGGGGGGTCCAGACTAGAACATGGTTTACCAGCTTGTGGCTTTGCGTTCCACAGACCAAACTGGTGTACGTGGGTGCCTCTATCCCACATGTATAACTCCCAGAAGCTATGTATATGAACATGAGTATtatgattcaaaaaaaaaaaaaaattgaacatgagtattaatattcaattgttattatttttctatcaaaGGTAAAATGGGAGGGGCACCACgcactacaaaaaaattttaattttaaagatgaaatagatgactttataaaaatgttctaatggctataaaaatatgtttgaacaaGATCTTATGTGAAGAATTATATCgccttaaaatattaaaaccgTTCGAATAGTCAAAAATACATTCGAACCTAGAATTAATGTTTGTTcgaataatttataatttgtttgaatggTAATCTTGGCAGAGAAGTAATTTGTTTTGGTGgagaaaattcaaattcattCGAACCAAAATATGTTGGTTTAAACATAAAAgatttggtgggaaaaataGGTAGGAAGGTTGCAAGCTCGTTCGAACACACAATTTATGCATTTGAATGGAACATCTGGTGggaaattaagttaaaattggtaagaatttttttaaaccttgttcgaatggaatataaaatatttacaaattcataaattaattttatgtaattaatataaaaaaattagtgatttattttgtgttaaataAATGTTACTTatagtgtcattttttatattattgtaaacggtaaataaaatgaaaaaaaaacataattaacaataaacCAGTTagcaaacactaaaaataaaaatcatacattaattgcattccaaaaatataatgtatgacGGGAATATAATGTATGgctatttgaatatttaaattaactatacaaaatacaaatagtcaTGATTGTACATACAAAAAAGCACatttaatacaaataaaagatatactGTACTATTGAGCCAGATCGTGTAGCATCGCCTCGACTCCAGTAATGCGTGCTTAATATCAGTCACTCGAGATATGATCTTCGACTCAGTCTCTGCGAGGGCGACCTGGACTGCATCAATGATCTCTGATGTCTGTGCGCGCATCTCTGTGcgcatgatatttgcaatctcCTCACGAGTAGCACTGTGTAATGCACTCTGTGTAGATGCCTCATCAGATATGCCCTGTGTACCTCCTTGAGTGTCAACCGCCTCTGTAGTGGGTGCACGAATATGAAATCTAGAGTGTTCGGTGCTATGAGACAAAGTCGTCGAGTTGATCGGTTCAATCGACTCCTAAATACACTCAAACTCATCTGGCCTGACTCCTTTTACTAAAAGGAATCGTGTGAGCATGAGTCCAAATGGCAATATatctatcataattttattttttataagtataagtattatatatatcaaaaggagtaaccaagtagattgaataaaaaaaaactctaccTGTCATAATATAGGTGGCCTCTGAACGAATTCTAGCTAATATATATCTCGC
Above is a genomic segment from Juglans microcarpa x Juglans regia isolate MS1-56 chromosome 1D, Jm3101_v1.0, whole genome shotgun sequence containing:
- the LOC121238774 gene encoding transcription factor HY5-like isoform X1, translating into MYLPRAGDGKGANTPPLESSSEQMQEQQQVQTAEEDAVGSSTWRRLSENNSPITHSFLPQKKSKVESDDDLFTVPDVEAAPPTNTAVISNVLGNSNRENNADIQHQTGLSMKRRRGRNPVDKEYRRLKRLLRNRVSAQQARERKKVYVNDLESRAQELQDKNSKLEEKISTLINENTMLRKVLINTRPKNDESIELKQDQFSKS
- the LOC121238774 gene encoding transcription factor HY5-like isoform X2 encodes the protein MYLPRAGDGKGANTPPLESSSEQMQEQQQVQTAEEDAVGSSTWRRLSENNSPITHSFLPQKKSKVEESDDDLFTVPDVEAAPPTNTAVISNVLGNSNRENNADIQHQTGLSMKRRRGRNPVDKEYRRLKRLLRNRVSAQQARERKKVYVNDLESRAQELQDKNSKLEEKISTLINENTMLRKVLINTRPKNDESIELKQDQFSKS
- the LOC121238765 gene encoding protein NRT1/ PTR FAMILY 4.5-like, with translation MGLSDNNGVNDLAYESVNKKNPRQGGFKATYFIFVMMGLDSIGFVANMVSIVLYFRYVMHFDISGSSNATTNYLGSAFLLTLVGGFVSDTYMTRLNTCILFDAIQLLGYILLIIQSYNPKLQPEACGKSNCVHGTKALLFYASLCLLALGGGGIRGSVPALGADQFDSNDPEERKHIASFFNWFLLSITIGASIGVTFVVYVSSPFGWYKGFIISMLCAFAGLVFVALGKPYYRVRVPGESQLLRVLEVLVVAVKNSRIEVTNADELYEPLDHESFSNGELIRHTNQFRFLDKAAIIPKGKEAGKWRVCSVTQVEEVKILTRMMPILLSTILMNTCLAQLQTFSVQQGAIMNTRINGFDISPASIPVIPLVFMSVLIPVYEFAFVPILRRITGHPNGITHLQRVGVGLVLSAISMGIAGIIEVKRKHEFNHHNHRISLFWLSFHYSIFGIADMFTLVGLMEFFYKEAPAGMRSLSTSFSWLSLSIGYYLSAVFVDIINSVTGKLTKNKMGWLEGLDMNKNHVELFYWFLAILSILNFANYLFWAKWYKYKEDVPNDEQTPLKVSQPGGMNQEQEQQQEQEQKEL